One window of bacterium genomic DNA carries:
- the nuoK gene encoding NADH-quinone oxidoreductase subunit NuoK has product MIGLGHVLVLSLALFILGVAGFVTRRNLIIMLMSLELMLNAANVALIGFSRFGAGLDGQVLALFVIALAAAEAAVGLA; this is encoded by the coding sequence GTGATCGGCCTTGGCCATGTCCTCGTGCTCAGCCTGGCGCTGTTCATCCTGGGAGTGGCGGGGTTTGTCACCCGGCGCAACCTGATAATCATGCTGATGTCGCTGGAGCTGATGCTCAACGCGGCCAATGTGGCCCTGATCGGGTTCTCGCGTTTCGGCGCGGGGCTGGACGGCCAGGTGCTGGCCCTGTTCGTTATCGCCCTGGCCGCGGCCGAGGCCGCGGTGGGTCTGGC
- a CDS encoding NADH-quinone oxidoreductase subunit J, giving the protein MQTVLFYLFAVLSIISAFLAITRKNPVLSAVWLVVCLFALSAVYVLLEAFFLAAVQVIVYAGAVLMLFIFVIMMLNLRSGIIGPMRNIGIKLLGLALCVFVLGRLWKAFSQASALAGAAPQTTEGFGEPASLGALLLSAYVYPFELIGILLLVAVTGALVLARKEEP; this is encoded by the coding sequence TGTCCTGAGCATAATATCGGCTTTCCTGGCTATCACCCGCAAGAACCCCGTTCTGAGCGCGGTCTGGCTGGTGGTCTGCCTGTTCGCTCTGTCGGCGGTGTACGTGCTGCTGGAGGCCTTTTTCCTGGCCGCAGTGCAGGTGATAGTCTATGCCGGCGCGGTGCTGATGCTGTTCATTTTCGTGATCATGATGCTCAACCTGCGCAGCGGCATCATCGGCCCGATGCGCAACATCGGGATCAAGCTCCTCGGCCTGGCTCTGTGTGTCTTTGTCCTGGGCCGTCTCTGGAAAGCGTTCAGCCAGGCGTCGGCCCTGGCCGGGGCGGCCCCGCAGACGACGGAGGGTTTCGGTGAGCCGGCCTCACTGGGCGCGCTTCTCCTTTCCGCCTATGTCTACCCGTTCGAGCTGATCGGCATCCTGCTGCTGGTGGCGGTCACCGGGGCGCTGGTGCTGGCCAGGAAGGAGGAGCCGTGA